A region from the Drosophila ananassae strain 14024-0371.13 chromosome 2L, ASM1763931v2, whole genome shotgun sequence genome encodes:
- the LOC123256998 gene encoding uncharacterized protein LOC123256998 — protein MGTCTKSLVLLLALYFVADQYKINASKFKFTNLVCDLLDPSWLEIYQCRLKAIRRDKTTLNFNGTLLKTVNKIKIHVQILKKANGWKPWLYNMTLDGCRFMRNPYVPVAAIVYNLFKDNSNFNHSCPYSGPVYILNLHVTAKDIPVPLPSGDYLLLIKWYFASSRNLTTSLGISSGIYFNFKED, from the exons ATGGGAACGTGTACGAAAAGTTTGGTTCTCCTTCTGGCATTATATTTTGTAGCCGATCAATACAAAATC AATGCATCCAAatttaagtttaccaatttaGTGTGCGACTTACTGGACCCATCTTGGTTGGAGATTTACCAATGTCGGCTAAAGGCCATTCGAAGGGACAAGACCACACTCAATTTTAACGGAACCCTCCTGAAAACtgtaaacaaaattaaaattcacgtgcaaatattaaaaaaagctaATGGCTGGAAGCCTTGGCTGTATAATATGACCTTGGATGGTTGCAGATTCATGCGAAATCCCTATGTACCAGTGGCTGCCATCGTCTACAACTTGTTTAAGGACAATTCTAATTTCAATCATTCCTGTCCCTATTCG GGCCCTGTTTATATACTAAATCTCCACGTAACTGCAAAGGATATCCCAGTTCCCCTTCCCTCTGGGGATTACTTACTTTTGATTAAATGGTACTTTGCTAGTAGCCGAAATTTGACAACAAGTTTGGGCATTTCCTCAGGaatttactttaattttaaagAGGACTGA